A single window of Oncorhynchus clarkii lewisi isolate Uvic-CL-2024 chromosome 10, UVic_Ocla_1.0, whole genome shotgun sequence DNA harbors:
- the LOC139418126 gene encoding methylosome subunit pICln-like isoform X2: MFNSLHAGWEDREATMVNLKNVSPPSEGIRYNQGEITAVWNGEGLGPGTLYIAETCVSWFDGSGMGFNLKYPSISLHAISRDFTVYPGEHLYVMVNTNLNGNCEKCAEEEDNESTDDDCDADSISPVTEIRFVPSDKATLEPMFSAISECQALHPDPEDSDSDFEGDEYDVEEAEQGQIDLPTFYNFEEGLSQLTLEGQATLERLEGMLADSASQKHHCMAGVRPEDTPTGCCNESGAVGVSGQFEDANVDHW, encoded by the exons ATGTTTAATTCACTCCATGCGGGTTGGGAGGACAGGGAAGCCACGATGGTGAATCTGAAAAACGTATCTCCTCCAAGTGAAGGAATACGGTACAATCAAGGTGAAATCACCGCTGTTTGGAATGGCGAAGGGCTTGGACCAGGAACTCTGTACATTGCAGAAAC ATGTGTATCATGGTTCGATGGGTCTGGAATGGGGTTTAATTTGAAATACCCGTCAATCAGTCTCCATGCAATCTCACGCGATTTTACCGTGTACCCAGGAGAGCACCTGTACGTCATGGTCAACACCAATCTGAACG gTAACTGTGAGAAGTGTGCGGAGGAAGAGGATAATGAGAGTACTGATGATGACTGCGACGCTGATTCCATAAGTCCTGTTACAGAGATCCGTTTTGTGCCCAGTGATAAGGCTACCT TGGAGCCCATGTTCTCAGCCATCTCTGAATGCCAGGCCCTGCACCCTGACCCTGAAGACTCCGACTCTGACTTTGAGGGAGATGAGTACGATGTTGAAGAAGCTG AACAGGGTCAGATAGACCTGCCCACATTTTACAACTTTGAGGAGGGTCTGTCCCAGCTCACCCTGGAGGGCCAGGCCACCCTGGAAAGACTGGAGGGGATGCTGGCCGACTCTGCATCCCAGAAACACCACTGCATGGCCGGGGTAAGGCCCGAGGACACCCCAACGGGATGCTGCAATG aGTCTGGTGCAGTAGGGGTCTCAGGACAGTTTGAAGACGCCAACGTTGATCATTGGTAA
- the LOC139418126 gene encoding methylosome subunit pICln-like isoform X1, with protein MVNLKNVSPPSEGIRYNQGEITAVWNGEGLGPGTLYIAETCVSWFDGSGMGFNLKYPSISLHAISRDFTVYPGEHLYVMVNTNLNGNCEKCAEEEDNESTDDDCDADSISPVTEIRFVPSDKATLEPMFSAISECQALHPDPEDSDSDFEGDEYDVEEAEQGQIDLPTFYNFEEGLSQLTLEGQATLERLEGMLADSASQKHHCMAGVRPEDTPTGCCNESGAVGVSGQFEDANVDHW; from the exons ATGGTGAATCTGAAAAACGTATCTCCTCCAAGTGAAGGAATACGGTACAATCAAGGTGAAATCACCGCTGTTTGGAATGGCGAAGGGCTTGGACCAGGAACTCTGTACATTGCAGAAAC ATGTGTATCATGGTTCGATGGGTCTGGAATGGGGTTTAATTTGAAATACCCGTCAATCAGTCTCCATGCAATCTCACGCGATTTTACCGTGTACCCAGGAGAGCACCTGTACGTCATGGTCAACACCAATCTGAACG gTAACTGTGAGAAGTGTGCGGAGGAAGAGGATAATGAGAGTACTGATGATGACTGCGACGCTGATTCCATAAGTCCTGTTACAGAGATCCGTTTTGTGCCCAGTGATAAGGCTACCT TGGAGCCCATGTTCTCAGCCATCTCTGAATGCCAGGCCCTGCACCCTGACCCTGAAGACTCCGACTCTGACTTTGAGGGAGATGAGTACGATGTTGAAGAAGCTG AACAGGGTCAGATAGACCTGCCCACATTTTACAACTTTGAGGAGGGTCTGTCCCAGCTCACCCTGGAGGGCCAGGCCACCCTGGAAAGACTGGAGGGGATGCTGGCCGACTCTGCATCCCAGAAACACCACTGCATGGCCGGGGTAAGGCCCGAGGACACCCCAACGGGATGCTGCAATG aGTCTGGTGCAGTAGGGGTCTCAGGACAGTTTGAAGACGCCAACGTTGATCATTGGTAA